A genomic segment from Nicotiana sylvestris chromosome 1, ASM39365v2, whole genome shotgun sequence encodes:
- the LOC104233935 gene encoding uncharacterized protein, translating to METICIIVAFNGSWSEYYKYLDHQTKLVLVPKAIRFEDFIKQIFEVIELDRDEFEAVIWLDINLGTIKGMLVSKDLDLQTYIELLKSHSLFKGCRFIVDISERVFGSTSTFEHVNRETQHDNQNKCQQIMEIDMVEAQPITEDVVRSSSTRYSLKCNDDRYGWCVHSFRIKDSTLFKIVKIEKNNDCSVNTMKVDQRHATSKLISGYIIDNLRDPRFEVTPAFVMAEMQKLHGLDIGYHKGWRATQCAPSLIRGTPEENYELLSSYLYTMRSKNPGTHTNIKIDDNNRPVIAVDATFLKSKFCGVLMISVSKDANNQIFPLAFGIAESENNNSYEWYFSELRNAIGSRENLFFLSERHQSIAYAIAKNLKRRKVKSEVIKLFQTAARVYRRKEFDLYMSDIEVDKKTYDYLMEEPPERRNEAEGTFYDVSCWVEEELKKKIDLAFTWNVFLVDSWRSRVEEEGITFLVDLNKRTCDCFQFQFDELPCIYAIAAIEKRNIKKSNFCSH from the exons ATGGAAACAATATGCATTATAGTTGCTTTTAATGGTAGCTGGAGTGAATACTATAAGTATCTTGATCATCAAACAAAACTTGTTTTAGTACCTAAGGCAATTCGGTTTGAAGATTTCATTAAACAGATCTTTGAAGTTATTGAATTGGATAGAGACGAGTTTGAAGCAGTGATATGGTTAGATATCAACCTTGGAACAATCAAGGGAATGCTTGTATCCAAAGATTTAGATCTTCAAACATATATAGAGTTACTAAAAAGTCATTCACTCTTCAAAGGCTGTCGTTTCATTGTTGATATTTCGGAAAGAGTTTTTGGATCAACAAGCACCTTTGAACATGTCAACAGAGaaactcaacatgacaatcaaAATAAATGCCAACAGATAATGGAAAtagatatggttgaagctcaaCCAATAACTGAAGAT GTTGTTAGATCAAGCTCAACAAGATATTCGTTGAAATGCAATGATGATAGGTATGGGTGGTGTGTGCATTCTTTCAGAATTAAAGATTCAACACTGTTCAAGATAGTAAAGATTGAGAAAAATAATGACTGCTCTGTTAACACTATGAAAGTTGATCAAAGGCATGCAACTTCAAAGTTGATTAGTGGTTACATTATTGACAATCTTCGAGACCCAAGGTTTGAAGTTACACCAGCTTTTGTCATGGCAGAAATGCAAAAATTGCATGGACTAGACATTGGGTATCATAAGGGATGGCGTGCTACTCAATGTGCTCCCTCTTTAATAAGAGGAACTCCTGAAGAGAATTATGAATTATTGTCTTCATACTTGTATACGATGAGAAGTAAAAACCCGGGAACACATACTAACATAAAGATAGACGACAACAACAG ACCAGTGATTGCTGTTGATGCAACTTTTTTGAAGTCAAAATTTTGTGGTGTTTTAATGATTTCAGTTTCAAAAGATGCAAATAACCAAATTTTCCCACTAGCCTTTGGAATAGCAGAATCTGAAAATAACAATTCCTATGAGTGGTACTTTAGTGAGCTTCGCAATGCAATTGGAAGTCGTgagaatttattttttttatcagaAAGGCATCAATCTATTGCATATGCCATCGCAAAG AACCTAAAGCGAAGGAAAGTGAAAAGTGAGGTCATAAAACTTTTTCAAACTGCTGCAAGAGTATACAGGCGCAAAGAATTTGATCTTTACATGTCAGATATAGAAGTAGATAAGAAGACTTATGACTATTTGATGGAAGAACCACCGGAAAG GAGAAATGAAGCAGAAGGAACTTTTTATGATGTTTCTTGTTGGGTAGAAGAGGAATTGAAGAAAAAGATAGATTTAGCATTTACTTGGAAT GTCTTCCTTGTTGATTCATGGCgttctagagttgaagaagaaggaataaCTTTCTTGGTGGACTTAAACAAAAGAACATGTGATTGTTTTCAGTTTCAATTTGATGAATTACCATGTATATATGCAATTGCAGCTATCGAGAAGAGAAACATCAAGAAGTCCAACTTTTGCTCGCATTAG